A genomic window from Streptomyces brevispora includes:
- a CDS encoding TerD family protein: MAVSLSKGGNVSLTKEAPGLTAVTVGLGWDVRTTTGTDFDLDASAIAVNAAGKVFSDGHFVFFNNKATPDQTIVHTGDNVTGEGEGDDEQINVNLAGLPADIDKIVFPVSIYDAETRSQNFGQVRNAYIRILNQAGGAEIARYDLSEDAATETAMVFGELYRNGAEWKFRAVGQGYASGLRGIAQDFGVTL, translated from the coding sequence ATGGCAGTAAGCCTGTCCAAGGGCGGCAACGTCTCCCTCACCAAGGAGGCCCCCGGCCTCACCGCCGTCACGGTCGGCCTTGGCTGGGACGTCCGGACCACCACCGGCACGGACTTCGACCTCGACGCGTCCGCGATCGCGGTCAACGCCGCCGGGAAGGTCTTCTCCGACGGCCACTTCGTCTTCTTCAACAACAAGGCGACGCCGGACCAGACGATCGTGCACACCGGTGACAACGTCACGGGTGAGGGCGAGGGCGACGACGAGCAGATCAACGTCAACCTGGCAGGCCTGCCGGCCGACATCGACAAGATCGTCTTCCCGGTGTCGATCTACGACGCCGAGACCCGCAGCCAGAACTTCGGCCAGGTGCGCAACGCGTACATCCGCATCCTCAACCAGGCCGGTGGCGCCGAGATCGCCCGCTACGACCTGAGCGAGGACGCCGCCACCGAGACCGCCATGGTCTTCGGCGAGCTGTACCGCAACGGCGCCGAGTGGAAGTTCCGTGCCGTCGGCCAGGGTTACGCCTCCGGCCTGCGCGGCATCGCCCAGGACTTCGGCGTCACTCTCTGA
- a CDS encoding flavin reductase family protein, with protein sequence MSNDEFRGALAQLAAGVVLVTAQEPPLDEHGRGEDVGMTATAFMSVSLDPPLVMVSLRNDSRMDDLLAEQPLWAVSVLSESQRHIAGRFAMKGRISDRLLFEDIPHVRGKVTGAPLAEGALATLECRTEQRIVAGDHTLVIGRVLGAQLPSGDGSPLTYFRGRYRQLG encoded by the coding sequence GTGAGCAACGATGAGTTCCGTGGCGCCCTCGCCCAGCTGGCCGCCGGTGTGGTGCTGGTCACCGCACAGGAACCGCCGCTCGACGAGCACGGGCGCGGCGAGGACGTCGGCATGACCGCGACCGCCTTCATGTCGGTGTCGCTGGACCCGCCCCTGGTCATGGTGAGCCTGCGCAACGACTCACGGATGGACGACCTGCTGGCGGAGCAGCCGCTGTGGGCCGTCTCGGTCCTGTCGGAGAGCCAGCGGCACATCGCCGGACGGTTCGCCATGAAGGGCCGGATCAGTGACCGGCTGCTGTTCGAGGACATCCCCCATGTACGCGGGAAGGTCACCGGGGCGCCGCTGGCCGAGGGCGCGCTCGCCACCCTGGAGTGCCGCACGGAGCAGCGGATCGTGGCGGGTGACCACACGCTGGTGATCGGACGGGTGCTCGGTGCGCAACTGCCGAGCGGGGACGGCAGCCCGCTGACGTACTTCCGCGGACGCTACCGGCAGCTGGGCTGA
- the arfB gene encoding alternative ribosome rescue aminoacyl-tRNA hydrolase ArfB: MGVMSGPYVIRGAVSLPEAELMWRFSRSSGPGGQHVNTSDSQVELRFDLAATESLPEVWKERALERLANRLVNGVVSVRSSEHRSQWRNRETAAVRLTALLAEATAPPPKPRRKRKIPRGINERRLREKKQRGDTKRGRSGRDW, translated from the coding sequence ATGGGTGTCATGTCCGGGCCCTATGTCATCCGCGGTGCGGTCTCCCTGCCGGAGGCCGAACTCATGTGGCGTTTCTCGCGGTCCTCGGGACCAGGCGGGCAGCACGTCAACACCAGCGACTCCCAGGTGGAGCTCCGCTTCGACCTCGCGGCGACCGAGTCGCTGCCCGAGGTGTGGAAGGAGCGCGCCCTGGAACGGCTGGCGAACCGGCTGGTCAACGGCGTGGTGTCGGTACGGTCATCGGAGCACCGCTCGCAGTGGCGCAACCGCGAGACGGCCGCCGTACGGCTCACCGCCCTGCTGGCCGAGGCCACGGCGCCGCCCCCCAAGCCGCGCCGCAAGCGCAAGATCCCGCGCGGCATCAACGAGCGCAGGCTGCGCGAGAAGAAGCAGCGCGGCGACACCAAGCGCGGCCGCTCGGGCCGCGACTGGTGA